One stretch of Caloenas nicobarica isolate bCalNic1 chromosome 2, bCalNic1.hap1, whole genome shotgun sequence DNA includes these proteins:
- the GALNT15 gene encoding polypeptide N-acetylgalactosaminyltransferase 15 encodes MRRQLHSASMFLRKKCRYGSRKLQFLLLLLMLGFLLLMVTTLNPPPSNQSKEGTFQPVEFNPREGYQVDFAETQEMLETQEEIQQYYPLDGLSPFISLREDELIAAVVSPTGRRNHSKARKGYRVVKQQSRRPEAGAGGDPEFPQLPSLLQPGAGAAAGQRPLGLETHGFNEALSERISLRRDLPEVRHPLCLQQEYDSSLPTASVIICFHDEAWSTLLRTVHSIMDTAPKASLKDIILVDDLSQQGPLKSALSEYISKLDGVKLIRSNKRLGVIRGRMLGAARATGDVLVFMDSHCECQKGWLEPLLARLSSNRNSVVSPVIDVIDWKTFQYYHSMGLHRGVFDWKLDFHWEPVPEREEKVRQSPISPIRSPVVAGAVVAMDRHYFQNTGAYDSDMTMWGAENLELSIRTWLCGGSVEIIPCSRVGHVYRNHFPHAFSYEEAIVRNKIRIAETWLGSFKDNFYKHDTVAFLISKAEKPDCSERLQLQKRLGCRNFQWFISNVYPELSQPEDTPRFSGKLYNTGVGFCADYRPASATAEGSIELSPCSDSLTQHFEYNSMKEIQLGSAPLFCFDVRHGKVIPQNCTKETDNSHQRWEVQENGMIVHVLSGKCIEASKSDDEKDLFLCVCNKNANQVWQFERSHVLRQR; translated from the exons ATGAGGAGACAACTTCATTCTGCCAG TATGTTCTTGAGGAAGAAGTGCAGATATGGATCACGTAAGCTGCAGTTTCTCTTGTTGTTGCTGATGCTGGGCTTTTTGCTACTGATGGTTACAACGCTGAATCCACCACCCAGCAACCAGAGCAAGGAAGGGACTTTCCAGCCTGTGGAGTTCAACCCCCGGGAAGGGTATCAGGTGGACTTTGCGGAGACCCAAGAGATGCTGGAGACCCAGGAGGAGATCCAGCAGTACTACCCTTTGGATGGGCTGTCGCCGTTCATCTCGCTGCGGGAGGACGAGTTGATCGCGGCCGTCGTGTCGCCCACGGGCAGGAGGAACCACAGCAAGGCCAGGAAGGGCTATCGCGTGgtgaagcagcagagcaggcggCCGGAggccggggcagggggggaCCCGGAGTTCCCCCAGCTCCCGTCCCTTCTGCAGCCCGGGGCAGGCGCTGCCGCGGGGCAGCGGCCGCTCGGCCTGGAAACCCACGGCTTCAACGAAGCGCTGAGCGAGCGGATCTCTCTGCGCAGGGACCTGCCTGAGGTACGACACCCGTT GTGCCTACAGCAAGAATATGACTCCAGTCTGCCTACTGCTAGTGTCATCATCTGTTTCCATGACGAAGCCTGGTCTACTCTGCTGAGAACCGTGCACAGCATTATGGACACAGCTCCGAAGGCCTCCCTCAAGGATATCATCCTAGTCGACGATCTCAGCCAGCAAG GGCCCCTGAAGTCAGCTCTGAGTGAATACATCTCTAAGCTGGATGGTGTGAAACTCATCCGGAGCAACAAGAGGCTTGGAGTCATCCGAGGTCGGATGCTAGGAGCTGCACGAGCAACTGGGGACGTGCTCGTCTTCATGGATTCACACTGCGAGTGTCAGAAGGGCTGGCTGGAACCCCTCCTAGCCAGGCTGTCCAGCAACCG AAACAGTGTCGTCTCCCCTGTCATAGATGTAATAGACTGGAAGACTTTTCAGTACTATCACTCTATGGGCCTGCATCGAGGTGTTTTTGATTGGAAACTAGATTTTCATTGGGAACCAGTGCCAGAGCGTGAAGAGAAGGTACGACAGTCTCCCATCAGCCCTATCAG GAGTCCTGTGGTAGCTGGTGCAGTGGTGGCCATGGATCGACATTACTTCCAAAACACTGGAGCTTATGATTCTGACATGACCATGTGGGGAGCAGAAAATCTTGAGCTATCTATAAGG ACCTGGCTCTGTGGTGGCTCTGTAGAAATTATTCCATGCTCCAGAGTTGGGCACGTCTATCGAAATCACTTTCCCCATGCTTTCTCCTATGAAGAGGCCATTGTGAGGAACAAAATCCGAATAGCAGAGACCTGGCTGGGCTCTTTTAAAGATAACTTCTACAAGCATGACACTGTGGCTTTCCTAATCAGCAAG GCAGAGAAGCCAGACTGCAGTGAGCGCCTTCAGCTACAGAAGAGACTGGGCTGTAGAAATTTCCAATGGTTTATATCAAATGTGTACCCTGAACTCTCCCAACCTGAAGACACACCAAGATTCTCtggcaag CTTTACAATACTGGTGTCGGCTTCTGTGCAGATTACAGACCTGCAAGTGCCACTGCAGAAGGCTCTATCGAACTCTCTCCTTGCAGTGACAGCCTCACCCAG CACTTTGAATATAACAGCATGAAGGAAATCCAGCTTGGTTCTGCTCCGCTGTTTTGCTTTGATGTCAGACACGGGAAAGTTATCCCTCAAAACTGTACAAAGGAGACAGATAACAGCCACCAGCGCTGGGAGGTCCAGGAG AATGGAATGATTGTCCATGTCCTTTCTGGCAAATGCATAGAGGCATCGAAGAGTGATGATGAGAAGGACTTGTTTTTATGTGTATGTAATAAGAATGCAAATCAAGTGTGGCAATTTGAACGTTCCCATGTGCTACGTCAGAGATGA